The genome window AAATTTTCTGCCCGCGCACCCCCGTGTTTCAGCAATTAACCCTGGATTTGCAGGATCTGTTGTTGCGTCATATTTTCCGCCGGTCAGGATGAGTTTCTGGATGTCAAACTTGGAAGCCGTCAGCCAGTTCAGGAAGTTCCCGGTCGCCACGAATCCTGTTGAGTTCGTATTTACGGTTTCTACCGTTCCCGTGATCGAGGTATTCACGCACAAATACGTTCCTGACGAATAGGTGCACGTCCCCGGCAAACCTGCCACGCTCGAGAATTTATTGTTCGGAAAATCATAATTGTATGTGGAAGTCGACAGAAAATAACCACCATACGTTTGTGAATTATCGTATGACGAATTGTCATAGCACTGGCGGGTAGCAGTGCATAAATTCTGATTATTGCAGGCATCGCCCGCGTCGCAATCCGCATTCGTAGTACATGTTTTCGGGTCAACCGATACCATGGCCGGCGTGCTCGTGCAATCCCCAACTCCCGTAGTAGTGTTGCACTTGGTGCAAAAACCACTCGTGCACTTACTACCAGGCGCTGTACAGTTGGCGTTCACAGTACAAGGTTTTGGCGAGAATGTTCCAGGCGTGGTCGAAGTTACGGTACTGGTTAGACAATAGGTAGTCCCGGCGCTGATACAATCTGCGTTGGCGGTACAAACGGTAAGTGGCGCATTGGCGCAATAAGTCTTGCTCGTATCTTGATATGCAAGGTCGTACATACTCGATGAATTGTCTATCATGAGCAACAGGTTCGGTTTCGTGCCGGTGGCGACGAAGGGTGGAATTGAGCAGAAATTGCTCATGTCATCGGCCGCCGCCTGGACAAATTGTGCGGAGAACATCAACACGAGACAGAGGACAACTACTTTAATTGGATCCGTGTTTTGTATTTGTATGTTTTTCATATTTCTCTCCTTTATCCTACGAACCGATACAACGCCGTGGTTTCAGCCCTGCTGTTATTCGGGCCTGTGACAACCGTGTTGATCTTGTAATAAACGGCCGTGCCGCCACTTCCGCCCGCGGACCTGGCAAACTCAAGACGCCCGCCGGGTATTGCTTGTGAATACAGCCGTTCGACGATAATTTCCGCTGTGTAGGTTTGGAACAAACTGGTGCCCGACAAATTGACAGTTACCTTTGTAGGTGCGTTGATATTCGACAAAGCATTCAGAAGACCCGATGTATTCGTGAGCGGCAGCGAGCTGATCGGTTCGCCATACATCGTGAGATTGATGGCGTCTTTCATCACCTCCACCGCGCCGTCCGCCGCCTCTGATGCCGAAGCATATCGTTTGCCCGCGCCGGAAATCTTCGTTGCAGTAGTAGTCATGTATACGGTACTCATGATCAGCAGGAACACCACCAGGGTGATGATCAGGGCCATGACAAGCGCGATGCCTCTTTCATTACCGATCGCCAATCGCCGATCGAGGATTGCAGCATGGTCTGTTGTCATTTTTTTCATATCATTCAACCTCGCTTGAATCGAATCTGTACTCTCAGTCTGCCTTCCATTGCGTGTGTTCTCTTTATCTTATGTTCCTCGGCGTTACGCTTAAAGCTATGACTCTCCACCGGTAGTTCGTTTGTGTCGCCAGCAAGCTGACATTCCTGCCGACGCCCCCTCCCCCGCATGCATTCAGACTCGCGTCACCGACCCGAATGGTGCTTGGAGAGGTGAAATTGGGGTCCATTTTCCCTTGTTGCACGAGAATATATACTTTGATCTGTTTAAACCTCGTTCTGAGCACATTGACAGGATATCCTGCCGCTTCGGTTATACCACCGTTGTCCCAGCAGTCAATGAGCCCGTCTTCAGTCGTATCGATCCCAAAAGCGACCTGAAAATCGAGAACGCAGTTGAAAAGCGGCTGGCCCGGATCGGTCGGAGGATTCTGTCTGTTTTCCGACCGCAGCAGGTTCTTGCTGCCCGGCGCGCAAAAGGATAACGAGTTCGTCGCACTCAGTAAATATTCAACCGTATAATAAGGATAGTCTGCGTAAACGCCGGACCCGGTGGGTTGGGTTTGCAAGCCATAAGCAACTATGCCCATGTCAAGCGGATCCGGGCGAGGATTTGTGCCGCCCGGGGGAAAGGAAAAGAGCCAGGTCTTGCCGGTTATATTGTTCGGTGCGCTGGTAGCCAACAGGTTCCTGGTAGTCGCGTTCATGTAGACGATCGCATCATTTGATCTTAGATTTTCTCGTACGTCCTGAAGAGTAGAAGTAGGCGTTGAAAAGGGATAAAAATCCGTTGTCGTTGCCGCGCTCGCAATCATCGTATAAGACCATGCCTGCGTGGCCCTCGATTCCCTCCCGAGAGCGGTGCCCACGATAGTCAAGGCATCAGGGTTGTTATCCGTCGCGGCCGCAACGCGTGGAGTAAATGACGGGGTGACTGCTGAGTAATTATCCGCAATACCATAGCCGGCCATGGCCAGATCTCGTTCCATGACCATCTTACCGATCTGGAACTCCATCTCCGATTGCGCAAGCTTATATTCATTAACTCCCGCTTTCATCTGCGCGGAATATGCCGAATACAGACCAGCCATGACGATCGAGAAAATAGTGAGTACGACCAGAAGTTCTATCAGGGTAACTCCCCTCGAGGTCCGGAGTTCGGAGTTTAATGTTCTGAGTTCAATCATGTTTCGCCCTTCCTGAGATATGCTCACTGGTAACCCGTCAGGTGACAGTTCGCTACCGCCGGTTCTTCGACGATCGTTCCCCATCATCTTCCTGTTATCAATTCTCTCCATCATATTGCCCGGTGCTTATAGATCAATGAAACGTTTGAGTAATTATTATTTTTATGGCTGTAGGCCACGGCAATATTGACCTGCTTGAGATTTGCAGACGAAGATATCACGTCCCATGTTATCGTGTATGTTATCTCATACCCCCTGATTTTTTGCGTTGGATTCGGGAATCCCTTGGCTTGCTGTCCAGTCGGACCGGTAGTAAAGGTATTTACGTGAGTGGAACCGGTTGACAGCTCCGCGTCGTCTATCGGGAGAGCAAGCAGCGCCTCCGCAGTCTCATTCGTGACCCTGATGGCGGTGTTCCTTATTTCATTACCCATGTTTGTGCTCATGGATGTGACGATGGAGGTCAGGAGCGCCAGCATGGTAACCATGATGATCATCATGGCGATCATCAGCTCTATGAGACTAAAACCCTTCTTATTATTGAATGCAGTTTGTGCCACTTAACACTCCTTCCCGTATGAAATTTGTGGTCACGCTGATGCACTTTACGTTACTTGCTGTCCCATCGGATATTGTAATGATCATATCTCCCGCGATGGAACTGCCATCAGCCTTATACCGCATCGGCACGCCCGTCTTGTTGTAAACTAAAACCGTATAAGCCGGATCACCCGGGATGGTGTTTAGCTGGAGCGATAACCGGGACGAAATTGTGCGCGTTTCCACTGATTCTTCCTCGCCGGTTCCGTTGTACGCAAAGTCCAGATTAATATCATTCCAGGTAAACAGGGTATAGGAAGTGGTCGGCATGAATCTGATGCCGACTCCCATACCCGTGGTTCCGGTCTGACCTGAAGTCAACGCATCCACCCGCACCTGCTGGATGTCGGCAACAAGCTCCTTTGTTGCGCTCGAAAGCCGCTCCCTGTTGACAAAATCGAATCCGAGAGTTGCAAAACCTGCTATTATGCCGATAATAGCAACAACGACGATCAGTTCTATCAATGTTACGCCGTTTTCGACATTGCTGTTAGATCGCATATGCTTTTCCTCAGTTCTCAGCATGAAAATTCCTGCTTGTGGAAGAATCCTGTCCCGGCACATAAAGGTCCGCCATGAGCGCATCATTCAGGTCCCAGATATGGCATGAGCACCCTGGGCAGCGTTCCAAAACCACGGCCTGAGGAAAGGGGGTAATGACCATAGAGCCACAATCGGGACATATGAGTCTAAATTTTAACACTATATAACCTTTCTGGATAAAACATCGCCGTGCCTCGTCATATGGTTATGCAAGACTCGTACTCACATAATTATCATTTAAATACATAGAGTTGTCAATTTAACTGAAGGGAATATGGAGGGATGGCTTCTTATGTATGTAATGGATTACATAGCGCGGTCTTTAACCGCAACCAACAACTCTGACATCCATGAATGCCTTTATCGGAGAAATGGTGTTAATAGAAAAACCAGATTCGTCCCCTAACGAATCCATCGGGGATAGAAATATAATAAAAAATGGAGTGCTGAAAGTTTGGAAGAAAAGCGACTATCAGTACTCAATGCTTTCAAATTTTACTTCGTAACTATGAACTGCATTGCGACCCATTCCAGATACCTTCCCGTATTCTATTGGTGCTGATACTGATACACCGTATTGGACCGGCATCCTGATTATTGCCGACTAAAATAGTTATGCCTCCCATTCCTCCCGTGGAACGTCGAGGGCTGCCGAAGCGATCGAATATTCTCACGTCGTTGCTGACTTCGGTGGAAGGATTTGTCTTATGAAGCACGACCGAGGGATGCAGTTCTCTCTGAACGATGTCCGTCTCTTCTCTCGTCCCGCCTAAGCAGGTGTCGGAATCATAGTTGGAATCGGTATTACAGTCATCGAATTTGAACATCACATAGGAGTTTTGAGAAACCAGGCGTATCCCGAATCCCCTGTCATCGCGCGTCATGGCGTCCACCCTGGCCTTTTGGATGTCGGCATACAGATCTCGAGCGGCGCTTGCCACGCGTTCCCTGCGGATCAATTCCATCCCATGTGATGTGAACCCTGCACAGATAGCCATGATAGCAATAACGAGCATCAATTCAATTAATGTCATCCCCCGCATTCCTTCTTCCCTCTTCATCGTAACACCTCCTGAGTACTATATTTTAATTCAAGGTGAACGATACCAGCGGGTTATTGGTGCCTGTGTGCGAGATGCAGTTTAAATTTGTTCTCACCGTTTTTATTAATACATACGACAAGGATATCAATTGACGGGATGAAGAATGACGGGGAAGGTAAATGACCGGTTATGAAAAAGCGGTAGCAAGACAACGAGACATGGTTTCACTATTAACGTTACGGGTCTTCTTGAAAAAACGGGTCCTCAGCAGTATCTGTGGTTGATTTTCGGTTCCGGCAGTTTACCAAGCGTATGATATAAGGCCGTTTGCAGCGTTTCAACGTTCCGAAAGCCATACGCTTTTCTCATAGTCAGTTTTGCTTTGAGGTTAAAACCCTCCACCATACCCCCGGATACGGCTCCATCCGCCTTAAACCAATTCAATACGAGCGCCTGATGCTTACGAAGCATTCGGGCGACTTTCTTCATCGGATCAATTCGGGAGTACATCGTTCGTTTGATCCATGCATCCAGAAACTTCTCCGCCCACACCGGGGACTGGTATGTCCAGAATTGCTGGAAGTCCTCTTTCATCAGGTACGACTTCACGGATTTCAGCTTGCTGCCGAGCAGTTCCTTCAATTTGACAACCTGGTTCTCCGTCAGATTCGGTTTATTCTTAAGGAGCGGCCACCGGCTGTTCGTCAGAAGGGCTTCCTGATTCGTCCCCTTATACTGCCGCGCTTCCTCTCGACGGACGGTATCTATGGCGTCGTTGATGTGCTTCATAATGTGAAATCGATCCAGCACGTGGATCGCCTGTGGCGCCTTTTTCTTGATCACCTTGAGATAGGGTGCCCACATGTCGGTGCAGACGAACTTGAGCCGCTTTGATCGCTCCTTTCCGAACTCTTTGAAGAAACGGAGCAGCGTCTTCACTCGGCGTTTTTGTCCACTCCATAACAAACGCTTTGAATGCGAATCCAGCTGATAGACAAGGGTGAGAAAGAGGTTCTTCTGTACCTTGATCTCGTCAACCCCGATCTTTTCAATGCCTTCCAAACTTCTGTTGGCGAGGCCGTATTCCACCACGAATTTGACCGCCCGATAAACGCTGTCCCAGCTGGTATGGAATACTCTCGCGGTTTCCAGCCAGGAAAGCCGCTGCGCCCACTTCGCCAGGAACACCTGATACGTCTTTGTCTTCCGTTCCTTGCCCTCTGCCCAAGGCATCAACTCCACCAATGCTCCGTCAATGGTGCAATTAGCACGACGCGGCGCGTACCGAAGATACACCTTCCACTTCCAGAAGGGAACGTACTCGAACAGCCGGGACTTTTCTGTGGCATGAGTGCCGCACTGCTTCATGCATACTCGACAAACCGGTTTTGCATTCTTTCGCGGCTCGATCTCGACTACTATCGCTTCTTCCCCGTCAATCTGTTCCAGGTGCGCTTTCTTGTAAACAAATGACTTGAATTTTTCGATCTTATTCAGTAATGTTATAAAGAGCATGGCTTTCCTGTCCGTGATTTGATATTTCGTCGCGGAAACATCATACACTGACTTGGTTGGCTATGCTCTTCTTTTTCGATTATCCTCCAAAATGAGCCCCAGATTCAGCGAAGGAGGCGAAAAAACATTAATACACTTTTTCTGAAAAAACTATCTGATCACCATTCCGGCATACCCGACCACCTGTTCGTAGTCGCCGCTCACATCGCCGGAGTTCGTGTATTTGATCAGCTCTGCTTTGGAGGCACCGAGAAGTTTGCAGGCAACAAGCATTGCCACTGCCGGACCGAACCCGCACATGGTGATACCATACTCCTTGACCACGCGATATAGCCCTTCGGGGTCGAGGTCCAGGATCTGCTGAATAGCTTTAAAATCCTTTTCTTTTGCTATAGCCGCCTGTTCATAGTGACTCATGTCGGAACTGGCCACAATAAGGGGCAGTTCGGAGTGCGGAGTTCCCCTGATTGATGCATTCGGGGGCAGGCTGCGTTCGGTGTTATCCTTCGCTTTACATTCCGCATTCCGCATTCCCAATTCCGCAATCGCCTCCGCCACCGCCTTTCCCACCTCTTTACACGTCTCAAGCCTCGTGTCGAGCATCTGGATCGGAACGATCTTGAATTCCTGTTTCAAATTTTGAATAAAGGGGAGTTGGACCTCAAGGGAATGTTCGCGGAGATGAGCAAGGGAATCTTCGTGGATACGCGGGGACTTCGAGAGGATCGCAGCTGCCAGGGATTCGTCGATCTCCACCAGGCCAAGCGGTGTCTCCCATTGGCCTTTTGCCATGAGGGAAACCGGCGCCCCAAGACCGGTGTGGTTCGGCCCGATAAGCACAATAGTATCCGGCAGTTCGATCCGGCTGTACACGGCCCCGGCCACTGATCCGGAATAGATCAGACCCGCATGGGGTGATATGATACCGAGAGCCTTAATTTTCGAAACACCGGGTACGATGAATTCCCGGACCTGCTTCCTGAGTGCCTCGGAAGATCCTTTGTAGAACTGTCCTGCAACAGCCGGATGACGATGCATAGGCACCTCCGATGAGCGGACAGACGACTAGCTACCGATGGACGATGGACGATCACGCCACGGCGTGACTTCGCTCGCTAGGACGACGGACGTAGCAGACTTCTCGTCCCTCGTCTCTCGTCCTGCGTCCCTCATTCTCCGTCTCTCAAGCGTCCTGCGATGTTACAACGTATCTTTGACTTTTTTGAGCGTGCTTTTCACGCGCTGTTCGTGGTAGTTATGCAGGACTTCCCTGATCCGGGGGCTCTTGCTGATCATTTCAGTGAGATCAGCCTCAACCACCTCGAGCACGTCCGTTTCCTCAACGGTTTCAACGGTCGCGGTCCTTGGCTTGCCCGTGAGAAACGCGATCTCGCCGAAGAAATCGCTGGCATGAAGGGCTGCAAGTTCCATTTTCTTCCCCATGATTGTGGAAAAGACTTTTACGGACCCGCGGGTAAGGATAAATACCGACCTTCCCGTGTCCCCTTCATTGATGATAGCCTTGCCCGGTGGTATCGTATGAATGATCATACGCTTGGTGAATTCATTGAACTCTTCCTGGGTAAAGTCGGAGAAGAGCGGGATAACGCTGCTGATGGGTTCCTGTGTTCCGACCTCGATCGGCTCGAGCTTCATCTCGGTGACCGTCTTGTTGGAATGAAGTGATTCAATTTTGTTCTGGGCGTCCTTGTTCGTTGGATCGTTCCTGAGCGCCAGTTTGTACTGCGCAAGGGCCTTGACCACGAACCCTCCGTCGGCATACAGGTCCGCAGCGTGGATGTACTCTTTGACAGCCTCTGTTTTCTGGCCGAGTTTCTGGCGCGCGTCGCCAATCCGCACCCGGACCATCGGGTCGGGGTCAAGAGCGAAAAGCTTCTCCATCTCCCCTATGGCTGATTTCCAATCGGATTTTCTCAGGAATTTTTGTACCTGTTCGCTGATCGATGCTTTTTCTGAAGCCACGGGGAACCTCCCGGCTAACAGTCTTTTTTTTGATTTTCATCTCCGAACGCCTCTATCGGAGATATGGTTTTATTATCACTGAGAACCAGATTCCCGCTCAGAATCACTACGGGAATGACCGCATGAGGGACAACAAAGCAGGATATCAAAATGCCCTCTTCTCGGCATTTTCAAACCGGGTGTACCGGTTGACGAACGTCAGGTCCACTTTGCCGATCGGTCCATTTCTCTGTTTCCCGATGATCACCTCGGCCTTTCCCCTCTGGCCGCACAGACACTCTCCGTCGTAGGGGCATTCACACTTGTTATAAACCTCATCGC of Nitrospirota bacterium contains these proteins:
- a CDS encoding pilus assembly PilX N-terminal domain-containing protein, with the translated sequence MKKMTTDHAAILDRRLAIGNERGIALVMALIITLVVFLLIMSTVYMTTTATKISGAGKRYASASEAADGAVEVMKDAINLTMYGEPISSLPLTNTSGLLNALSNINAPTKVTVNLSGTSLFQTYTAEIIVERLYSQAIPGGRLEFARSAGGSGGTAVYYKINTVVTGPNNSRAETTALYRFVG
- a CDS encoding prepilin-type N-terminal cleavage/methylation domain-containing protein; protein product: MIELRTLNSELRTSRGVTLIELLVVLTIFSIVMAGLYSAYSAQMKAGVNEYKLAQSEMEFQIGKMVMERDLAMAGYGIADNYSAVTPSFTPRVAAATDNNPDALTIVGTALGRESRATQAWSYTMIASAATTTDFYPFSTPTSTLQDVRENLRSNDAIVYMNATTRNLLATSAPNNITGKTWLFSFPPGGTNPRPDPLDMGIVAYGLQTQPTGSGVYADYPYYTVEYLLSATNSLSFCAPGSKNLLRSENRQNPPTDPGQPLFNCVLDFQVAFGIDTTEDGLIDCWDNGGITEAAGYPVNVLRTRFKQIKVYILVQQGKMDPNFTSPSTIRVGDASLNACGGGGVGRNVSLLATQTNYRWRVIALSVTPRNIR
- a CDS encoding prepilin-type N-terminal cleavage/methylation domain-containing protein, whose protein sequence is MAQTAFNNKKGFSLIELMIAMMIIMVTMLALLTSIVTSMSTNMGNEIRNTAIRVTNETAEALLALPIDDAELSTGSTHVNTFTTGPTGQQAKGFPNPTQKIRGYEITYTITWDVISSSANLKQVNIAVAYSHKNNNYSNVSLIYKHRAI
- a CDS encoding prepilin-type N-terminal cleavage/methylation domain-containing protein; this encodes MRSNSNVENGVTLIELIVVVAIIGIIAGFATLGFDFVNRERLSSATKELVADIQQVRVDALTSGQTGTTGMGVGIRFMPTTSYTLFTWNDINLDFAYNGTGEEESVETRTISSRLSLQLNTIPGDPAYTVLVYNKTGVPMRYKADGSSIAGDMIITISDGTASNVKCISVTTNFIREGVLSGTNCIQ
- a CDS encoding prepilin-type N-terminal cleavage/methylation domain-containing protein, whose amino-acid sequence is MKREEGMRGMTLIELMLVIAIMAICAGFTSHGMELIRRERVASAARDLYADIQKARVDAMTRDDRGFGIRLVSQNSYVMFKFDDCNTDSNYDSDTCLGGTREETDIVQRELHPSVVLHKTNPSTEVSNDVRIFDRFGSPRRSTGGMGGITILVGNNQDAGPIRCISISTNRIREGIWNGSQCSS
- a CDS encoding ISL3 family transposase gives rise to the protein MLFITLLNKIEKFKSFVYKKAHLEQIDGEEAIVVEIEPRKNAKPVCRVCMKQCGTHATEKSRLFEYVPFWKWKVYLRYAPRRANCTIDGALVELMPWAEGKERKTKTYQVFLAKWAQRLSWLETARVFHTSWDSVYRAVKFVVEYGLANRSLEGIEKIGVDEIKVQKNLFLTLVYQLDSHSKRLLWSGQKRRVKTLLRFFKEFGKERSKRLKFVCTDMWAPYLKVIKKKAPQAIHVLDRFHIMKHINDAIDTVRREEARQYKGTNQEALLTNSRWPLLKNKPNLTENQVVKLKELLGSKLKSVKSYLMKEDFQQFWTYQSPVWAEKFLDAWIKRTMYSRIDPMKKVARMLRKHQALVLNWFKADGAVSGGMVEGFNLKAKLTMRKAYGFRNVETLQTALYHTLGKLPEPKINHRYC
- the amrB gene encoding AmmeMemoRadiSam system protein B, which gives rise to MHRHPAVAGQFYKGSSEALRKQVREFIVPGVSKIKALGIISPHAGLIYSGSVAGAVYSRIELPDTIVLIGPNHTGLGAPVSLMAKGQWETPLGLVEIDESLAAAILSKSPRIHEDSLAHLREHSLEVQLPFIQNLKQEFKIVPIQMLDTRLETCKEVGKAVAEAIAELGMRNAECKAKDNTERSLPPNASIRGTPHSELPLIVASSDMSHYEQAAIAKEKDFKAIQQILDLDPEGLYRVVKEYGITMCGFGPAVAMLVACKLLGASKAELIKYTNSGDVSGDYEQVVGYAGMVIR
- a CDS encoding cyclic nucleotide-binding domain-containing protein; amino-acid sequence: MASEKASISEQVQKFLRKSDWKSAIGEMEKLFALDPDPMVRVRIGDARQKLGQKTEAVKEYIHAADLYADGGFVVKALAQYKLALRNDPTNKDAQNKIESLHSNKTVTEMKLEPIEVGTQEPISSVIPLFSDFTQEEFNEFTKRMIIHTIPPGKAIINEGDTGRSVFILTRGSVKVFSTIMGKKMELAALHASDFFGEIAFLTGKPRTATVETVEETDVLEVVEADLTEMISKSPRIREVLHNYHEQRVKSTLKKVKDTL